The Pseudomonas sp. R4-35-07 genome contains a region encoding:
- a CDS encoding NAD-glutamate dehydrogenase — MAFFTAASKADFQHQLQAALAQHISEQALPQVALFAEQFFGIISLDELTQRRLSDLAGCTLSAWRLLERFDHTQPQVRVYNPDYERHGWQSTHTAVEVLHHDLPFLVDSVRTELNRRGYSIHTLQTTVLSVRRGSKGELLEILPKGTQGEGILQESLMYLEIDRCANAAELNVLSKELEQVLGEVRVAVADFEPMKAKVQDLLAGVDASEFVIDGEEKAEIKNFLEWLVGNHFTFLGYEEFVVRDEADGGHIEYDASSFLGLTKLLRAGLTAEDLRIEDYAVAYLREPTVLSFAKAAHPSRVHRPAYPDYVSIREISADGKVIKEHRFMGLYTSSVYGESVRVIPYIRRKVAEIERRSGFQAKAHLGKELAQVVEVLPRDDLFQTPVDELFSTVMSIVQIQERNKIRVFLRKDPYGRFCYCLAYVPRDIYSTEVRQKIQQVLMDRLKASDCEFWTFFSESVLARVQLILRVDPKNRLDIDPVQLEKEVVQACRSWQDDYASLVVESFGEAHGTNVLADFPKGFPAGYRERFAAHSAVVDMQHLLSLTEANPLVMSFYQPLGQVSGQRELHCKLYHADTPLALSDVLPILENLGLRVLGEFPYRLRHANGREFWIHDFAFIAAEGVNLDIQQLNDTLQDAFVHIVHGDAENDAFNRLVLTAGLPWRDVALLRAYARYLKQIRLGFDLGYIASTLNNHTDIARELTRLFKTRFYLARKLTADDLEDKQQRLEQAILSALDDVQVLNEDRILRRYLDLIKATLRTNFYQSDANGQNKSYFSFKFNPHAIPELPKPVPKFEIFVYSPRVEGVHLRFGNVARGGLRWSDREEDFRTEVLGLVKAQQVKNSVIVPVGAKGGFLPRRLPLGGSRDEIAAEGIACYRIFISGLLDITDNLKDGALVPPANVVRHDDDDPYLVVAADKGTATFSDIANGIAIDYGFWLGDAFASGGSAGYDHKKMGITAKGAWVGVQRHFRERGINVQEDSITVVGVGDMAGDVFGNGLLMSDKLQLVAAFNHLHIFIDPNPNPATSFVERQRLFELPRSAWTDYDTSIMSEGGGIFSRSAKSIAISPQMKERFDIKADKLTPTELLNALLKAPVDLLWNGGIGTYVKASTESHADVGDKANDALRVNGNELRCKVVGEGGNLGMTQLGRVEFGLNGGGSNTDFIDNAGGVDCSDHEVNIKILLNEVVQAGDMTDKQRNQLLASMTDEVGSLVLGNNYKQTQALSLAARKAYERAAEYKRLMSDLEARGKLDRAIEYLPTEEQLAERAAEGKGLTRPELSVLISYSKIDLKEALLKSQVPDDEYLTRDMETAFPPSLVAKFSEAMRRHRLKREIVSTQIANDLVNHMGITFVQRLKESTGMSPANVAGAYVIVRDIFHLPHWFRQIEALDHQVSADVQLELMDELMRLGRRATRWFLRSRRNEQDAGRDTAHFGPHLAALGLKLDELLEGPTREGWQNRYQAYTQAGVPELLARMVAGTTHLYTLLPIIEAADVTGHDAAEVAKAYFAVGSALDLPWYLQQISDLPVANNWQAQAREAFRDDVDWQQRAITISVLQMADAPQDMEARVALWLEQHHDMADRWRAMMVEIRAAVGTDYAMYAVANRELLDLALSGQSVLQPA, encoded by the coding sequence ATGGCGTTCTTCACCGCAGCCAGCAAGGCCGACTTCCAGCACCAACTGCAAGCGGCACTGGCGCAGCACATCAGTGAACAGGCACTGCCACAAGTGGCGCTGTTCGCTGAGCAATTCTTCGGCATCATTTCCCTGGACGAACTGACCCAGCGTCGCCTTTCCGACCTGGCCGGTTGCACCCTGTCTGCCTGGCGCCTGCTTGAGCGCTTCGACCACACCCAACCGCAAGTGCGGGTTTACAACCCCGATTATGAGCGTCATGGCTGGCAGTCGACCCACACTGCGGTTGAAGTGCTGCACCATGACCTGCCATTTCTGGTGGACTCGGTACGTACCGAGCTCAACCGCCGTGGCTACAGCATCCACACCCTGCAAACCACCGTGCTCAGCGTGCGCCGTGGCAGCAAGGGCGAGCTGCTGGAAATCCTGCCCAAGGGCACCCAGGGCGAAGGCATCCTGCAAGAATCGCTGATGTACCTGGAGATCGACCGCTGCGCCAACGCCGCCGAATTGAATGTGTTGAGCAAAGAGCTCGAGCAGGTGCTGGGCGAAGTGCGCGTGGCCGTGGCCGATTTCGAGCCGATGAAAGCCAAGGTCCAGGACCTGCTGGCCGGTGTCGACGCCAGTGAATTCGTGATCGACGGCGAAGAAAAAGCCGAGATCAAGAACTTCCTCGAATGGCTGGTGGGCAACCATTTCACCTTCCTTGGCTACGAAGAGTTCGTGGTACGTGACGAGGCGGACGGCGGTCATATCGAATATGACGCCAGCTCTTTCCTCGGTCTGACCAAACTGCTGCGCGCCGGCCTCACCGCCGAAGACCTGCGCATCGAAGACTACGCCGTGGCCTACCTGCGCGAACCGACCGTGCTGTCGTTCGCCAAGGCTGCACACCCCAGTCGTGTGCACCGCCCGGCTTATCCGGACTACGTGTCGATCCGCGAGATCAGCGCCGACGGCAAGGTCATCAAGGAACACCGCTTCATGGGCCTGTACACCTCCTCGGTGTACGGCGAAAGCGTGCGGGTGATCCCTTACATCCGCCGCAAGGTCGCGGAAATCGAGCGCCGCTCGGGCTTCCAGGCCAAGGCGCACTTGGGTAAAGAACTGGCCCAGGTGGTGGAAGTACTGCCGCGTGACGACCTGTTCCAAACCCCGGTCGATGAGCTGTTCAGCACGGTGATGTCGATCGTGCAGATCCAGGAACGCAACAAGATCCGCGTATTCCTGCGCAAAGACCCGTACGGCCGTTTCTGCTACTGCCTGGCCTACGTGCCGCGTGACATCTATTCCACCGAAGTGCGCCAGAAAATCCAGCAAGTGCTGATGGATCGCCTGAAAGCCTCGGACTGCGAATTCTGGACCTTCTTCTCCGAATCCGTGCTGGCCCGTGTGCAGCTGATCCTGCGGGTTGACCCGAAGAATCGCCTGGACATCGACCCGGTGCAGCTGGAAAAAGAAGTGGTGCAGGCCTGCCGCAGCTGGCAGGACGACTACGCCAGCCTGGTGGTGGAAAGCTTCGGCGAAGCCCACGGCACCAATGTGCTGGCGGACTTCCCGAAAGGTTTCCCGGCCGGCTACCGCGAGCGTTTCGCCGCGCACTCGGCCGTGGTCGACATGCAGCATCTGCTCAGCCTCACCGAAGCCAACCCGCTGGTGATGAGCTTCTATCAGCCGCTGGGTCAGGTTTCCGGTCAGCGCGAGCTGCATTGCAAGCTGTATCACGCCGACACCCCGCTGGCGCTGTCCGACGTGCTGCCGATCCTGGAGAACCTCGGCCTGCGCGTGCTGGGTGAGTTCCCGTATCGCCTGCGCCACGCCAACGGCCGTGAGTTCTGGATCCATGATTTCGCGTTCATCGCCGCCGAAGGCGTGAACCTGGATATCCAGCAGCTCAACGACACCCTGCAGGACGCGTTCGTGCATATCGTCCACGGCGATGCCGAGAACGATGCGTTCAACCGCCTGGTGCTCACCGCCGGCCTGCCATGGCGTGACGTGGCGCTGCTGCGCGCTTACGCCCGTTATCTGAAGCAGATCCGCCTGGGCTTCGACCTCGGCTACATCGCCAGTACCCTGAACAACCACACCGACATCGCCCGCGAGTTGACCCGGTTGTTCAAGACCCGCTTCTACCTGGCGCGCAAGCTCACCGCCGATGACCTGGAAGACAAGCAGCAACGCCTGGAACAAGCGATCCTCAGCGCCCTGGACGACGTTCAGGTGCTCAACGAAGACCGCATCCTGCGTCGCTACCTGGACCTGATCAAGGCCACCCTGCGTACCAACTTCTACCAGTCTGACGCCAACGGCCAGAACAAGTCGTACTTCAGCTTCAAGTTCAACCCCCATGCAATCCCCGAGCTGCCCAAGCCGGTGCCGAAGTTTGAAATCTTCGTCTACTCGCCACGCGTCGAAGGCGTGCACCTGCGCTTTGGCAACGTGGCCCGTGGCGGCCTGCGCTGGTCCGACCGTGAAGAAGACTTCCGTACCGAAGTGCTCGGCCTGGTAAAAGCCCAGCAAGTGAAGAACTCGGTGATCGTGCCGGTGGGCGCCAAGGGCGGCTTCCTGCCGCGCCGCCTGCCGTTGGGCGGCAGCCGTGACGAGATCGCGGCCGAGGGCATCGCCTGCTACCGCATCTTCATTTCCGGCCTGTTGGACATCACCGACAACTTGAAAGACGGCGCCCTGGTACCGCCGGCCAATGTTGTGCGCCATGACGACGATGACCCGTACCTGGTGGTGGCGGCGGACAAGGGCACTGCGACCTTCTCCGACATCGCCAACGGCATCGCCATCGACTACGGCTTCTGGCTCGGTGACGCGTTCGCCTCCGGCGGTTCGGCCGGTTACGACCACAAGAAAATGGGCATCACCGCCAAGGGCGCGTGGGTCGGCGTGCAGCGTCACTTCCGTGAGCGCGGCATCAATGTGCAGGAAGACAGCATCACCGTGGTGGGCGTCGGCGACATGGCCGGCGACGTGTTCGGTAACGGCTTGCTGATGTCCGACAAGCTGCAACTGGTCGCGGCCTTCAACCACCTGCACATTTTCATCGACCCGAACCCGAATCCCGCAACCAGCTTCGTCGAGCGCCAGCGCCTGTTCGAACTGCCGCGTTCGGCCTGGACCGACTACGACACCAGCATCATGTCCGAAGGCGGCGGTATCTTCTCGCGCAGCGCGAAGAGCATTGCCATCTCGCCACAGATGAAAGAACGCTTTGACATCAAGGCCGACAAGCTGACCCCGACCGAACTGCTCAACGCCTTGCTCAAGGCACCGGTGGACCTGTTGTGGAACGGCGGTATCGGTACCTACGTCAAGGCCAGCACCGAAAGCCACGCGGATGTGGGCGACAAGGCCAACGATGCGCTGCGCGTCAACGGCAACGAGTTGCGCTGCAAAGTGGTGGGCGAGGGCGGTAACCTGGGCATGACCCAGCTGGGCCGTGTGGAGTTCGGCCTCAATGGCGGCGGCTCCAACACCGACTTCATCGACAACGCCGGTGGTGTGGACTGCTCCGACCACGAAGTGAACATCAAGATCCTGCTCAACGAAGTGGTGCAGGCCGGCGACATGACCGACAAGCAACGCAACCAGTTGCTGGCGAGCATGACCGACGAAGTCGGCAGCCTGGTGTTGGGCAACAACTACAAGCAGACCCAGGCCCTGTCCCTGGCCGCACGCAAGGCTTACGAGCGTGCCGCCGAGTACAAGCGCCTGATGAGCGACCTGGAAGCCCGTGGCAAGCTGGACCGCGCCATCGAGTACCTGCCGACCGAGGAGCAGCTTGCCGAGCGCGCCGCGGAGGGCAAGGGCCTGACGCGTCCAGAGCTGTCGGTGTTGATTTCCTACAGCAAGATCGATCTCAAGGAAGCGCTGCTCAAGTCCCAGGTACCGGATGACGAATACCTGACCCGTGACATGGAGACCGCGTTCCCGCCGAGCCTGGTGGCCAAGTTCTCCGAGGCCATGCGTCGTCACCGCCTCAAGCGCGAGATCGTCAGCACCCAGATCGCCAACGACCTGGTCAACCACATGGGCATCACCTTCGTTCAACGGCTCAAAGAGTCGACCGGCATGAGCCCGGCGAACGTGGCTGGCGCCTATGTGATCGTGCGCGACATCTTCCACCTTCCGCACTGGTTCCGTCAGATCGAAGCCCTGGATCACCAGGTGTCCGCCGATGTGCAACTGGAGCTGATGGATGAGCTGATGCGCCTGGGCCGTCGCGCCACGCGCTGGTTCCTGCGCAGCCGTCGCAACGAGCAGGACGCCGGGCGTGATACCGCGCATTTCGGTCCGCACCTGGCGGCGCTGGGCCTCAAGCTTGACGAACTGCTGGAAGGCCCGACCCGTGAAGGCTGGCAGAACCGTTACCAGGCCTACACCCAGGCCGGCGTTCCGGAGTTGTTGGCGCGCATGGTTGCAGGCACGACCCACCTGTACACCCTGCTGCCGATCATCGAAGCCGCCGACGTGACCGGGCATGACGCCGCCGAAGTGGCCAAGGCCTACTTCGCCGTCGGCAGCGCCCTGGACCTGCCGTGGTACCTGCAGCAGATCAGCGACCTGCCGGTGGCCAACAACTGGCAGGCCCAGGCCCGCGAAGCCTTCCGCGACGACGTGGACTGGCAGCAACGGGCGATCACCATTTCGGTACTGCAAATGGCCGACGCGCCACAAGACATGGAAGCCCGCGTGGCCCTGTGGCTTGAGCAGCACCACGACATGGCTGATCGCTGGCGCGCAATGATGGTGGAAATTCGTGCAGCGGTTGGCACGGACTACGCCATGTATGCGGTGGCCAACCGTGAGTTGCTGGACCTGGCGTTGAGCGGTCAATCGGTGTTGCAGCCGGCGTGA
- a CDS encoding GntR family transcriptional regulator: MNAHALQRDPLLPALHLVAGKKPSVDDIYPRLFDAILEQRIAPASRFTEESLGETFGVSRSVIRRVLAKLSHQQVIILRPNHRAQVAAPDAHQTRQILEARRLTEITVVQLVCAQATGAQLRQLRELISRERDCIERDQRGPALRLSGEFHLLLAAIAGNGPLAQFLNSLVPLTSLVIAQYEAKACTYCAWQEHVAIVDAIEQRDINAAVGLMTQHLDHLESKLLKHP, from the coding sequence ATGAACGCTCACGCGCTGCAACGCGACCCCCTCCTCCCCGCACTGCACCTGGTGGCGGGCAAAAAGCCCTCGGTGGATGACATCTATCCACGCCTGTTCGATGCGATCCTTGAGCAGCGCATCGCCCCGGCCAGCCGCTTTACCGAAGAAAGCCTGGGTGAAACCTTTGGGGTGAGCCGCAGTGTGATTCGTCGGGTGCTGGCCAAACTGTCCCACCAGCAAGTGATCATCCTGCGCCCCAACCACCGCGCCCAGGTGGCGGCGCCGGACGCGCACCAGACGCGGCAGATCCTCGAAGCGCGGCGCCTGACTGAAATTACTGTGGTGCAACTGGTGTGCGCCCAGGCCACCGGTGCACAGCTACGTCAGTTGCGGGAATTGATCAGCCGCGAACGCGACTGCATCGAGCGTGACCAGCGCGGGCCGGCGCTGCGTTTGTCGGGGGAGTTTCACCTGTTGTTGGCCGCCATCGCAGGCAATGGCCCGCTGGCCCAGTTCCTCAACAGCCTGGTGCCGTTGACGTCGTTGGTGATTGCCCAATATGAAGCGAAAGCCTGCACGTATTGCGCGTGGCAGGAGCATGTGGCGATTGTGGATGCGATCGAGCAGCGCGACATAAACGCTGCGGTGGGCTTGATGACCCAGCACCTGGATCACCTGGAAAGCAAACTACTCAAACACCCTTGA
- a CDS encoding C4-dicarboxylate transporter DctA, protein MLRWCSRSIFLQVVIGLMLGVICGLALPEFSSQLKPLGDGFIKLIKMLIGLIVFCVVVSGISGAGDLKKVGRIGLKSVIYFEVLTTVALVLGLIMAFSTGIGSGANIHLEQLSSAGLNELADKGQHIRGTSQFLMDLIPNSVIGAFAENNVLQVLLFSVLFGSALNLVGEAASGISRLINELSHVIFRIMGMIVRLAPIGVFGAIAFTTSTYGLDSLQHLGSLVGLFYLTCFAFVGLILGLVMRLSGLRMLPLLKYLREELLIVMGTASSDAVLPQIMRKLEHLGIGSSTVGLVIPTGYSFNLDGFSIYLTLAIVFIANATGTPLSMTDLLTILLVSLITSKGAHGIPGSALVILAATLTAIPAIPVVGLVLVLAVDWFMGIGRALTNLIGNCVATVAIARWEKDIDIQRANKVLDGQQGYAFQAKKPVVPAHQEF, encoded by the coding sequence ATGCTCAGATGGTGCTCGCGTTCGATTTTCCTGCAAGTCGTGATTGGCCTGATGCTCGGCGTCATTTGCGGCCTGGCCCTTCCCGAATTCTCCTCGCAACTCAAACCCCTGGGTGATGGCTTTATCAAGCTGATCAAAATGCTGATCGGCCTGATCGTGTTCTGCGTAGTGGTCAGCGGCATTTCCGGCGCCGGCGACTTGAAGAAAGTCGGGCGCATCGGCTTGAAGTCAGTGATCTACTTTGAAGTGCTGACCACCGTCGCCCTGGTGCTCGGCCTGATCATGGCCTTCAGCACCGGCATCGGCAGCGGCGCGAATATTCATCTGGAGCAACTGTCCTCCGCCGGTCTGAATGAACTGGCCGACAAGGGCCAGCACATTCGCGGTACCAGCCAGTTCCTGATGGACCTGATTCCCAACTCGGTGATCGGTGCCTTTGCCGAGAATAACGTGCTGCAGGTGCTGTTGTTCTCCGTGTTGTTCGGCAGCGCGCTGAACCTGGTGGGTGAAGCGGCTTCCGGGATCTCGCGGCTGATCAACGAACTGAGCCATGTGATTTTTCGCATCATGGGCATGATCGTGCGCCTGGCGCCGATTGGCGTGTTCGGCGCCATCGCGTTCACCACCAGCACCTACGGCCTGGACTCCCTGCAACACCTGGGCAGCCTGGTGGGCCTGTTCTACCTGACCTGCTTTGCCTTCGTCGGGCTGATCCTGGGCCTGGTGATGCGCCTTTCCGGGCTGCGCATGCTGCCGCTGCTCAAGTACCTGCGCGAAGAACTGCTGATCGTGATGGGCACGGCTTCCTCCGACGCGGTGCTGCCGCAGATCATGCGCAAGCTGGAGCATCTGGGTATCGGCAGCTCCACCGTTGGCCTGGTGATTCCTACCGGCTACTCGTTCAACCTGGATGGTTTTTCGATCTACCTGACCCTGGCCATCGTGTTTATCGCCAACGCCACCGGCACCCCGCTGTCGATGACTGACTTGCTGACCATCCTGCTGGTCTCGTTGATCACCTCCAAGGGCGCCCACGGTATTCCGGGCTCGGCACTGGTGATTCTGGCGGCAACGCTTACGGCGATCCCGGCGATTCCGGTGGTCGGCCTGGTGCTGGTTCTGGCGGTGGACTGGTTCATGGGCATTGGCCGGGCCTTGACTAACCTGATAGGCAACTGCGTCGCTACCGTGGCGATTGCGCGCTGGGAAAAAGACATTGATATCCAGCGTGCCAACAAGGTGCTCGATGGCCAGCAGGGTTATGCGTTCCAGGCCAAGAAGCCGGTGGTGCCGGCGCATCAGGAGTTCTGA
- a CDS encoding FadR/GntR family transcriptional regulator, with protein sequence MISTSTVVNSVVEKLRAALARGQWRRGEMLPGQRELAEQMGISRPSLREAVIVLETLGLVRSMPGKGVVVLETSISEPQSSDAVADASLEDILQLRYTLEPFIVGLVAQSISSKEIGQLRLTLMDMREALDADDAEAGMNAYIGFHEELFALTSNPIFQNVVQQTSNALKQSAQVLRNSPEHLAERLRENEAVVRAIRNKNSALASAEMRRHILQEGLRMGIRLNIPDDHLGS encoded by the coding sequence GTGATCAGCACCTCGACCGTCGTCAATTCAGTCGTAGAAAAACTGCGCGCGGCCCTGGCGCGGGGTCAGTGGCGGCGTGGGGAAATGCTGCCCGGCCAGCGTGAACTGGCCGAGCAGATGGGCATCAGCCGCCCGAGCCTGCGTGAAGCGGTGATTGTGCTGGAGACTCTCGGCCTGGTGCGCTCCATGCCCGGCAAAGGCGTGGTGGTGCTGGAAACCAGCATCAGTGAACCGCAGTCGAGCGACGCGGTGGCCGACGCCAGCCTGGAAGACATCCTGCAACTGCGCTACACCCTCGAGCCCTTCATCGTCGGCCTGGTCGCCCAGTCCATCAGCAGCAAGGAAATCGGCCAACTGCGCCTGACCCTGATGGACATGCGCGAAGCCCTCGATGCCGACGATGCCGAAGCCGGCATGAACGCCTATATCGGCTTTCACGAAGAACTGTTCGCCCTGACCTCCAACCCGATTTTCCAGAACGTGGTGCAACAAACCAGCAACGCGCTCAAGCAAAGCGCCCAGGTGCTGCGCAATTCCCCTGAACACCTGGCCGAGCGCCTGCGCGAGAACGAGGCGGTGGTGCGAGCCATCCGTAACAAGAACAGCGCCCTGGCCAGTGCCGAAATGCGTCGGCACATCCTGCAGGAAGGCCTGCGCATGGGCATTCGCTTGAACATCCCGGACGACCATCTGGGCAGTTGA
- a CDS encoding DNA-3-methyladenine glycosylase I: MDPSGLTTDETGRTHCAWRNAAPQYPQYHDHEWGVPVADDIQLYEKICLEGFQAGMAWITILRKREQFRQAFDGFDFHKVAQYGEVQIERLMNDPGIVRNRAKILSTINNARRACELVSETGSLARWVWSFEPDPEERPAVVDMAYWTANPTSPASVRLSKALKKRGWTFVGPTTMYALMQAMGMVNDHLQGCVRREQIEVLRRQFQRP; this comes from the coding sequence ATGGACCCATCAGGGCTGACAACGGACGAAACCGGGCGCACCCACTGCGCGTGGCGCAACGCCGCGCCGCAATACCCGCAGTACCACGACCACGAGTGGGGCGTGCCCGTGGCGGATGACATCCAGTTGTACGAGAAGATTTGCCTGGAAGGTTTTCAGGCGGGTATGGCGTGGATCACCATCTTGCGCAAGCGCGAGCAGTTTCGGCAGGCATTCGACGGCTTTGATTTTCACAAGGTGGCGCAGTACGGCGAGGTGCAGATCGAACGCTTGATGAACGACCCCGGTATCGTGCGAAACCGGGCGAAGATCCTGTCCACGATCAACAATGCGCGCCGCGCCTGTGAGCTGGTCAGCGAGACCGGTTCCCTGGCGCGCTGGGTGTGGTCTTTCGAGCCCGACCCCGAGGAGCGCCCGGCGGTGGTGGATATGGCGTACTGGACGGCCAACCCGACGTCACCGGCTTCGGTGCGATTGTCCAAGGCGCTGAAGAAGCGTGGCTGGACCTTTGTCGGCCCGACCACGATGTATGCGCTGATGCAGGCGATGGGGATGGTCAATGATCATCTGCAGGGTTGCGTTCGCCGTGAGCAAATCGAAGTGCTACGCCGCCAATTCCAACGACCCTGA